The Thermothielavioides terrestris NRRL 8126 chromosome 2, complete sequence genome includes a region encoding these proteins:
- a CDS encoding glycoside hydrolase family 45 protein (CAZy_ID 269696), producing MHLSLTALVAVLPAVALAQGASGTGKTTRYWDCCKPSCAWPKKGNSPNPVKTCDKNDNPLNDGGNTKSGCDNGGGAYMCSNQSPWAVNDTLSYGWAAVNIAGSNEAAWCCACYELTFTSGPVQGKKMIVQASNTGGDLGSNQFDLAIPGGGVGQFNACTQQYGAPANGWGDRYGGVHSKSDCDSFPAALKAGCNWRFDWFQGADNPTVSFRQVACPAAITAKSGCVRQNDVINETPTN from the exons ATGCATCTGTCCCTAACCGCCCTCGTGGCGGTGCtccccgccgtcgcgctgGCGCAAGGTGCTTCTGGAACCGGCAAGACCACGCGTTACTGGGACTGCTGCAAGCCGTCGTGCGCCTGGCCCAAGAAGGGCAACTCGCCCAACCCGGTCAAGACGTGCGACAAGAACGACAACCCGCTCAATGACGGCGGCAACACCAAGTCCGGCTGcgacaacggcggcggcgcctacATGTGCTCCAACCAGAGCCCCTGGGCCGTCAACGACACGCTGTCCTACGGCTGGGCCGCCGTCAACATCGCCGGCAGCAACGAGGCCGCCTGGTGCTGCGCCTGCTACGAGCTGACTTTCACCAGCGGGCCGGTGCAGGGCAAGAAGATGATTGTGCAGGCGTCGAACACGGGAGGGGATCTCGGGAGCAACCAATTCGATCTTGCg AtacccggcggcggtgtggGCCAGTTCAACG CCTGCACCCAACAATACGGCGCGCCCGCTAACGGCTGGGGTGACCGCTACGGTGGCGTCCACTCGAAGAGCGACTGCGACAGCTTCCCGGCGGCGCTCAAGGCCGGCTGCAACTGGCGCTTCGACTG GTTTCAGGGCGCCGACAACCCGACGGTCTCCTTCCGGCAGGTGGCCTGCCCGGCCGCCATCACGGCCAAGAGCGGCTGCGTCCGCCAGAACGACGTCATCAATGAGACGCCCACGAACTAG